The genomic DNA GTCCAGCTCGAACAATGTCAGGTCATAGCCGCCGGTGATGTTGATCAAAACACCCTTGGCACCATGCAGGCTGATTTCATCCAAGAGCGGGTTAGCGATTGCCTTTTCGGCGGCCTGAACGGCGCGATCGTCGCCCTCGGCCTCGCCGGTGCCCATCATCGCCTTGCCCATCTCATCCATCACCGAACGCACGTCGGCAAAGTCGAGGTTGATCAGGCCGGGGCGCACCATAAGGTCTGTCACACCCTTAACACCTTGATACAGCACATCATCGGCCAGCGCGAAAGCTTCGGTAAAGGTCGTACGCTCATTCGCCAAACGGAACAGGTTCTGGTTTGGAATGATGATCAACGTGTCGACAACTTTTTGCAGCGCCTCAATGCCGTCTTCGGCTTGCTTCATGCGCTTGTTGCCTTCGAACTGGAAAGGCTTGGTGACAACACCAACGGTCAAAACGCCCAGCTCCCGCGCGGCTTGCGCGATGATCGGGGCAGCACCCGTTCCGGTACCGCCACCCATGCCAGCCGTGATAAAGCACATATGCGCACCGGCAAGATGGTCAACGATTTCTTCGATAGTTTCTTCGGCCGCAGCCGCACCAACGGAAGGACGCGCACCGGCACCCAGACCTTCGGTCACTTTCAGACCCATCTGGATGGTCGCCGTCGCACGGCTTTGCGAAAGCGCTTGTGCGTCGGTGTTGGCCACCACAAACTCCACGCCTTCAAGTTGTTGGTCGATCATGTTGTTGACAGCATTGCCGCCAGCCCCGCCAACTCCGAAAACCGTGATCCGCGGCTTAAGTTCCTCGCGCTGCGAAGTCATCATCAAATTAAGTGCCATGTGCCAGTCCGCCTGCCTATGAATTTCCCTGCGCCTTTAGGTGGCGCTTTCAGTCCCGATATGCGCCATTATTACGCATAAGCGAGGCAAAGGTCACGCAGAAAACATGGTCTCGACACAAAATATGGGCGAATTTATGCCGTTTTTAACGGTATCTGGGGCAGTTGGGCCGATAGTGTGGTCACCAATTGTCCTTGAACCATTTCAAAGCGCGCTTTAGCGACCGCGCGGGGTAACGCTCTGCCGGAATATCGAAATCCCACCACTCGTCTTGCGGATGGGCGGCAAAAAGGCACAACCCCACCGCCGATGAAAACGCAGGGCCGGTTGCGGCCTGCGGCAAGCCTTGCACCCGCAACGGGCGACCAAGGCGCACCCGTTGCCCCAAGATCCGCGCGGCCAGCCCGTCCAGCCCCGGGATCTGGCTTGCGCCGCCGGTCAGCACGATCTGCTGGCTTGGCAAATGGTCAAAGCCTGCGGCATCCAGACGGGCCCGGGCCTCTTCCAAAATCTCCTCAACCCTGGGGCGCATGATACCGATCAGCTCCGTGCGGCTTACCTGACGACGGTCTTTTTCCCAATCGCCACTGTCACCACCAATCTCGATCATCTCGCGGTCATCCATGCCGGTGGCATGCACCCCGCCAAATTTGGTCTTGATACGTTCGGCCGTGGTCAACGGCACCTGCAACCCCTTGGAGATATCAGAGGTGACATGATCCCCCCCCATCCGCACGGAATCCGCATAAATCATGTGTTTCTTCATAAACACCGAAATGCCGGTCGATCCGCCGCCTAAGTCAATACAGGCCGCGCCCAGCTCTTGCTCATCCTCCACCAAGGAGGAAATCCCCGAAACATAGGCCGAGGAGGCCATGCCTGCCAGCTCCAGATCACAGCGTTTAAGGCAATAGATCAGGTTTTGCACCACGCTGGCGTCCACCGTCATCATGTGCAAATCGCACGACAGGCGGTTGCCGATCTGCCCCCGCGGATCGCCCAACCCGGTGCGGTGATCCAGTGCAAAGTTCACCGGCTGCGCGTGCAAAACCTCACGCCCCTCGCCCACATCCGGCACATCACAAGAGGCCAGAACCCGCGCAACGTCCTGCTCGGACACGACTGAATCTTCCAGCTCCCACTCTCCGACAAGGCCGTAGCTGCGTGGCTCTGCCCCTGAAAAACAGGCGATCACATGATCGACCCGCACATTCGCCATCTTTTGCGCCGATTGAACGGCCGTGCGGATCGCGCGCTCGGTCTCATTCATCACCGCGATTTCGCCAAAGCGCACCCCGCGCGACCGCGTTGTCGCCGCACCGATCACCCGAAATGATGATTGCCCCGCCATGGAGCCAACACCGTCCATCTCGCGCAAACCGTCACTATCGGAAAAGCGCAAGATCAGGCAACCGACCTTGCTGGACCCGATGTCCAAAATCGCGATCACGCCGCGCTGCATGGCGGCACGCCGGATGTTACGCATCGCGCGTTGGGTTTGGTAAAGATCGGTCATAGGTCATTCTCCGCAGGAATAATGCCGCGCTGACGGCGTAATTCGGCCAAGGAATAAGGTGCAAGCCGCAAGGAAGGGCGGGCCTGCAAACGAAGGTCAACAGCCGAGATGTCACGGGCCAGAACCTCTTGCGCCTGATCCAGCGCAATAAGACGTTCCAGCGCAAGAACGGGCTGATCGGTAGGCAAAAGGATGCGTTGATCGCGGTCCAGCACGATATCCCAGCGCCGGTTTCCCATGCGCACAAGCCCGCGCAGACGGGGCAAAAGCGGACCTGCAGAGGCAAATATCTGGCGCGCCTCGGCAATCGCCTTATCCGCCCCCTCGCCCGCGATCAGCGGAAGGTCGGGACGGTCACTGCGCGCCTCGACCTCGGCCACGCGCTTGCCGGTTTCGTCCACCAACCAAATACCCGCCGCATCACGCCAGACAAAGGCCGGTTCACGCTCTTTGATCACCACTTGCAAAATGCCGCCGGACTGGACCCGCACATCAACAGTACCGACCGCATAAAGCTGGGCCACCTTGCTGCGCGCCGCCTCCAGATCCAGATCAAGCGAGCTAAGCGGCAAGGGCAGCGCCAGCGCAGTGCGCACAGCCTCGGCCAGTTCCGGCGAGGCGCCCTCAACCGACAGCAGGGTCACCTGAAACTCGGGCCGGTTTTTGATCTTTTCGCGCATATCCGTATAGATCGAGGCCAGCGCATCGCGCCGCCCCTCATCCGCCAGATAGCCGCCGACCGCCACAGCCAACACAAGCGCAGGCAGGCCCACGCGCAAGGCCGCGCGCACCGAGGGCGTCAACCACAGGCGTTGCAACCGGTAGGCCATCCGGCTTGGCGCCGGATCGCGACGCTGGGCGCTTCGTTTCTGGCCAGCTATCGGTCGCATGAGGCATCCTCGACAATCGCGCGGCACAACGCTGGAAAGCTGATCCCTACGGCGGCGGCTTGCTCGGGTGCAAGCGAGGTGGGCGTCATGCCGGGCTGGGTGTTTGTCTCCAGTATGATCAGCCCGTCCAAACCGCGCGATGCATCCCAGCGAAAATCGGTACGCGACAGCCCGCGACACCCCAACGCCTGATGCGCCCGCAACGCGTAATCCTTGCAAGCCTTTGAAATATATTCCGGAACATCGGCCGGTATCACATGACGCGACCCGCCCACCGAATATTTCGCGTGATAGTCGTACCAGCCCTCAACAATGATATCGGTCACGCCAAGCGCGCGATCTCCCAACACAGAGGTCGTCAGCTCCCGCCCCGGCGCATAGGTTTCGACCATCACCACGTCGGGCATTTCATCCGACAATTGCGGCGGCGCGTTTGCCGCCTCATGCACGATATAAACCCCGACCGAGGACCCTTCATTATTGGGTTTGACCACATAGGGCGGCGGCATCACATGGCGCGCACAAACATCGGCCTTGCTGGCAAGGGTGCTGGTGACAACCGGCAGGTTTGCGGCCCGAAACGCGGCTTTGGATTTTTCCTTATCCATGGCAAGTGCCGAGGCCAAAACCCCCGAATGGGTATAGGGAATGCGCAACCATTCGAGCAGGCCTTGCACACAGCCATCCTCACCCCAGCGGCCATGTAGGGCATTGAACACAACATCAGGTTTGATTTCGGAAAGGCGTGCGCAAAGGTCTGGTCCGGCATCAACCGTAACCACCTTAAATCCGGCCTCCGTCAGGGCATTGGCGCATTCACGCCCGGATGACAAGGATACCTCCCGCTCTGCGGAAGGCCCACCCATCAAAACGACCACTGTGGAGGCTGCCCCGCTCGACATGCCAACCATATTATTTACTGCCTCAAGGCCTTTTGCGGCCCGTATTATTGTTTTTCAGCAAGCCTTTCGCCGACCCGCTTGATTTCCCATACTAGCCGTATTCCGCTGTGTTGGAAAACCCTATTTCGCACCTCTTCGCCCAATTCTTCTAGATCTGCGGCGGTTGCGCCACCCTTGTTGATCAAAAAGTTGGAATGCATCTCGCTCATCTGGGCGCCGCCGATGCTTGCGCCGCGCATTCCGGCATCGTCGATCACCTTCCATGCCTTCAACTCATGGCTGTCATCCGCCCGCCCCGTCGAGGAAAACCCCGCCGGATTGCGAAAGGTCGACCCAGCCGAGCGGTCCTTGGTCGGCTGTGTCGCATCACGTTTGGCCAGTTGATCGGCCATACGGGCATGCAATTCCTGCGGATCGCCCTTTGGCGCGCGAAAAGTGGCACCGATGATCACCGCCCCTTCGGGCAAATGCGATTGGCGATACGCAAATTCCAATGCCTCCGGGGCAAGGCTTTGCAAATGCCCCTGACGCGTAACCACATGGATTTCTTGCACCAAATTAGCGGTGTAATGCCCATAGCAGCCCGCGTTCATCCGCACCGCACCGCCAATGCTGCCCGGAATAGTCCGCAAAAACGTCAGGTCCAGCCCCGCATCCGCAGCCTTGCGCGCTACATGACTGTCTAATGAGGCGGCTCCCGCGGTGACGGTATCGCCGTCAATCACGATCGAATTGAACCCGCGCCCAAGCCGAATGACAACGGCCCGAAGCCCGCCGTCCCGCACGATCAGGTTGGAGCCGACCCCCATC from Pseudorhodobacter turbinis includes the following:
- the ftsZ gene encoding cell division protein FtsZ, translating into MALNLMMTSQREELKPRITVFGVGGAGGNAVNNMIDQQLEGVEFVVANTDAQALSQSRATATIQMGLKVTEGLGAGARPSVGAAAAEETIEEIVDHLAGAHMCFITAGMGGGTGTGAAPIIAQAARELGVLTVGVVTKPFQFEGNKRMKQAEDGIEALQKVVDTLIIIPNQNLFRLANERTTFTEAFALADDVLYQGVKGVTDLMVRPGLINLDFADVRSVMDEMGKAMMGTGEAEGDDRAVQAAEKAIANPLLDEISLHGAKGVLINITGGYDLTLFELDEAANIIREKVDPDANIIVGSTLDTEMEGRLRVSVVATGIDANISNAEQPVVRRSMAAPLPTPTFVAPNAEPEPAPVRAAEVAQAPAREEHRPAAVQERAPSLFDQEVEAQQYEAEPQQQTAHADDLPPPAYRPQPRPATNAFDANASEFVAPRPRPAGSPSPEALARLQAAVSKAPARSAPSAAAPAPQQAARPAAAEGARPRFGIGSLINRMAGHPEGHAERPAGQQQAARQQPPVTSYDDDPEMSADQERIEIPAFLRRQAN
- the ftsA gene encoding cell division protein FtsA, producing the protein MTDLYQTQRAMRNIRRAAMQRGVIAILDIGSSKVGCLILRFSDSDGLREMDGVGSMAGQSSFRVIGAATTRSRGVRFGEIAVMNETERAIRTAVQSAQKMANVRVDHVIACFSGAEPRSYGLVGEWELEDSVVSEQDVARVLASCDVPDVGEGREVLHAQPVNFALDHRTGLGDPRGQIGNRLSCDLHMMTVDASVVQNLIYCLKRCDLELAGMASSAYVSGISSLVEDEQELGAACIDLGGGSTGISVFMKKHMIYADSVRMGGDHVTSDISKGLQVPLTTAERIKTKFGGVHATGMDDREMIEIGGDSGDWEKDRRQVSRTELIGIMRPRVEEILEEARARLDAAGFDHLPSQQIVLTGGASQIPGLDGLAARILGQRVRLGRPLRVQGLPQAATGPAFSSAVGLCLFAAHPQDEWWDFDIPAERYPARSLKRALKWFKDNW
- a CDS encoding cell division protein FtsQ/DivIB — translated: MRPIAGQKRSAQRRDPAPSRMAYRLQRLWLTPSVRAALRVGLPALVLAVAVGGYLADEGRRDALASIYTDMREKIKNRPEFQVTLLSVEGASPELAEAVRTALALPLPLSSLDLDLEAARSKVAQLYAVGTVDVRVQSGGILQVVIKEREPAFVWRDAAGIWLVDETGKRVAEVEARSDRPDLPLIAGEGADKAIAEARQIFASAGPLLPRLRGLVRMGNRRWDIVLDRDQRILLPTDQPVLALERLIALDQAQEVLARDISAVDLRLQARPSLRLAPYSLAELRRQRGIIPAENDL
- a CDS encoding D-alanine--D-alanine ligase, producing the protein MGGPSAEREVSLSSGRECANALTEAGFKVVTVDAGPDLCARLSEIKPDVVFNALHGRWGEDGCVQGLLEWLRIPYTHSGVLASALAMDKEKSKAAFRAANLPVVTSTLASKADVCARHVMPPPYVVKPNNEGSSVGVYIVHEAANAPPQLSDEMPDVVMVETYAPGRELTTSVLGDRALGVTDIIVEGWYDYHAKYSVGGSRHVIPADVPEYISKACKDYALRAHQALGCRGLSRTDFRWDASRGLDGLIILETNTQPGMTPTSLAPEQAAAVGISFPALCRAIVEDASCDR
- the murB gene encoding UDP-N-acetylmuramate dehydrogenase, producing MMPAARGTLTQNRTLADLTWLRVGGPADFLFQPADVDDLCQFLAALAPKVPVFPMGVGSNLIVRDGGLRAVVIRLGRGFNSIVIDGDTVTAGAASLDSHVARKAADAGLDLTFLRTIPGSIGGAVRMNAGCYGHYTANLVQEIHVVTRQGHLQSLAPEALEFAYRQSHLPEGAVIIGATFRAPKGDPQELHARMADQLAKRDATQPTKDRSAGSTFRNPAGFSSTGRADDSHELKAWKVIDDAGMRGASIGGAQMSEMHSNFLINKGGATAADLEELGEEVRNRVFQHSGIRLVWEIKRVGERLAEKQ